A genomic window from Cloacibacillus evryensis DSM 19522 includes:
- a CDS encoding DUF2190 family protein has translation MSRQAIPVQRGESIDYKNSGENKINVGDVVVFANMCGIAETDIDPGESGAVRLDQAWELGAVTGSEFAVGDIVYWNPTNEYATKTPTNNTLLGIVIAPKAASAARCRVKIGVLCAAVTSNPVADPTKILEHSHNTTTGAVELATAAAGWSVEPVPSGN, from the coding sequence ATGAGCAGACAGGCAATACCCGTACAGCGCGGGGAATCGATAGACTATAAAAACAGCGGAGAGAATAAGATAAACGTCGGCGATGTCGTCGTTTTCGCCAATATGTGCGGTATCGCGGAAACAGACATAGACCCCGGGGAAAGCGGCGCGGTGCGGCTTGACCAGGCGTGGGAGCTTGGAGCCGTAACGGGATCGGAATTCGCGGTCGGCGATATTGTGTACTGGAATCCCACCAACGAATACGCGACCAAGACGCCGACGAATAATACCTTGCTTGGTATTGTCATCGCGCCCAAGGCGGCATCGGCGGCAAGGTGCCGCGTAAAGATCGGTGTACTCTGCGCTGCGGTAACAAGCAATCCCGTGGCCGACCCCACAAAAATATTGGAGCACAGTCACAACACGACAACCGGCGCGGTGGAGCTTGCCACAGCTGCTGCAGGGTGGTCTGTGGAACCCGTGCCGTCAGGCAACTAA
- a CDS encoding phage tail protein, producing the protein MSGDTWDVIAWRIWGDGADQGHMADLIGANQQHVQTAMFPGNVTLAVPEITEEEPASVPPWRQ; encoded by the coding sequence ATGAGCGGAGATACGTGGGATGTAATTGCATGGCGCATATGGGGCGACGGCGCTGACCAAGGCCACATGGCGGATCTCATCGGGGCCAACCAGCAGCATGTGCAGACAGCAATGTTCCCAGGGAATGTGACGCTGGCAGTACCGGAAATAACGGAAGAAGAGCCGGCATCGGTCCCGCCGTGGAGGCAGTGA
- a CDS encoding phage tail sheath family protein, protein MAFFHGVKTTESPTSIIPAAPCEAAMPVYFGTAPVHRTAALKNKINYPILCNAYDDAVAALGYSADWKKWTLCENIYAEFALFAMKPCIFVNVFDPSIHKTSVASESLTLSKGESKLANTDAVLSSVVVKDAQGQTAYVLGTDYTASYDVDYNVVIARKSTGSISSDTAELKVSYDYADPTKVDKDDIIGGINAATGDEEGLEVIERVYPITRKVPGLIVATGWSHDVEVAAVMAAKAWNINTLFKALAIIDIPVTGTGAPELYTDVPAYKASKNLVDDLQHALWPMLRLGETEYRYSSQFAALIQWTTHHKGKDIPYVSPSNQNIKCDSLISGAENARKEVSMSLAKVNYLNENGITTALNFSKGWTAWGNRNACYPGSTDTKDVFITNRLMFNWLQAEFILTFWQKVDAPITRRLIETIVDSFNDRLNGLTAQEAILGGRIEFRKQDNPVSSLIDGKIKFKIYLTPPPPAESIEGDFELDPDYLDVLFGE, encoded by the coding sequence ATGGCATTTTTCCACGGCGTAAAGACGACCGAATCACCGACAAGCATCATCCCCGCCGCTCCATGCGAAGCGGCAATGCCGGTCTATTTCGGCACGGCACCGGTGCACCGCACGGCGGCGCTAAAGAACAAGATAAACTACCCTATCCTTTGCAACGCCTATGACGATGCTGTAGCAGCCCTGGGGTACAGTGCGGATTGGAAAAAGTGGACGCTTTGCGAGAACATATACGCCGAATTCGCCCTGTTTGCGATGAAGCCCTGCATATTCGTGAATGTTTTCGACCCGTCTATACATAAAACGAGCGTAGCGTCCGAATCGCTGACATTGTCAAAAGGAGAGTCGAAGCTCGCGAACACGGACGCGGTCCTCTCCTCCGTCGTCGTTAAGGACGCGCAGGGGCAGACAGCCTACGTACTCGGCACTGACTATACCGCCAGTTACGATGTCGACTACAATGTAGTTATTGCCAGGAAGTCGACCGGCAGCATCTCATCCGACACGGCGGAGCTCAAGGTTAGCTACGACTACGCAGACCCCACCAAGGTAGACAAAGACGATATCATCGGCGGTATCAACGCCGCCACCGGCGACGAAGAGGGGCTCGAAGTGATCGAAAGAGTCTACCCCATTACTCGCAAGGTTCCGGGGCTGATCGTCGCCACGGGATGGAGCCACGACGTGGAGGTCGCCGCCGTGATGGCCGCCAAGGCGTGGAACATCAACACGCTGTTCAAGGCGTTGGCAATAATAGACATACCCGTGACCGGCACCGGCGCGCCGGAGCTCTATACCGACGTGCCGGCGTACAAGGCAAGTAAGAATCTAGTCGACGATCTGCAGCATGCCCTTTGGCCGATGCTGCGCCTCGGCGAGACCGAATACCGCTACAGCTCGCAGTTTGCGGCGTTAATCCAGTGGACGACACACCATAAGGGCAAAGACATCCCCTACGTCTCGCCCTCGAACCAGAACATCAAATGCGACAGCCTGATATCCGGCGCGGAAAACGCCCGCAAAGAGGTGTCCATGTCGCTTGCGAAGGTAAACTACCTCAACGAAAACGGCATCACTACGGCGCTGAACTTCTCCAAAGGCTGGACCGCCTGGGGCAACCGCAACGCCTGTTATCCGGGCAGCACAGACACGAAAGACGTGTTCATCACCAACCGCCTCATGTTCAACTGGCTGCAGGCGGAGTTCATCCTTACCTTCTGGCAGAAAGTTGACGCCCCGATCACGCGCCGCCTCATCGAGACGATCGTCGACAGCTTCAACGACAGGCTCAACGGTCTCACGGCGCAGGAGGCGATCCTCGGCGGGCGCATCGAGTTCAGAAAGCAAGACAACCCCGTATCAAGCCTCATCGACGGGAAGATCAAGTTCAAAATATACCTTACACCGCCACCGCCCGCGGAAAGCATTGAAGGTGATTTTGAACTGGACCCGGACTACCTTGACGTGCTATTTGGCGAATAG
- a CDS encoding phage tail assembly protein: MEIKLSKEMEFEGKKYEALDLDLDALTGRDLINAEKEASVMLFRPATDIDKTYQVCVAALACRVPSDMLMSLPGRDFSKITSEVQNFLLGV; this comes from the coding sequence ATGGAGATAAAGCTCTCAAAAGAAATGGAATTTGAGGGGAAAAAATATGAGGCGCTCGACCTCGACCTAGATGCTCTTACTGGCAGGGATCTGATCAACGCGGAAAAAGAGGCGTCAGTGATGTTGTTCCGCCCCGCAACGGATATCGATAAGACATATCAGGTATGCGTCGCCGCGTTGGCCTGCAGGGTCCCCTCCGATATGCTAATGTCTTTACCTGGCAGAGATTTCTCAAAGATAACTTCCGAGGTGCAAAATTTTTTGCTCGGAGTCTAG
- a CDS encoding phage tail tape measure protein encodes MRGDMMPGKELELSIAIGGYLYPQLGKSINRAKKDLDALGVQGTETQKKLEAIGTLNRNQMAMESQTKKLKEAIRKLNTANEELANSDKKNESSQTKLTRKRDEAAAKVAQLTKKTRDLSNANQEYKKRVEALYGPIGKLKASEDALRTSKEKMIRLQLRQADLDAAREKRTQRMYAAQMRITAATRIASVMQGPVRQAMEGEDLNFRLGTVINVPEKHKKEALRKARGIGAELAKAGYASYAETQDIQYALNSAGLTASLARSATKTVASVSKVTNGSMEQVSEVMATAYNNLGTRLNGSDEQKFSRIGDLLAKIQFKYQIRDFGQLGESMKRGSVAISQYNAQLEQSLTAIGLLNSAGLQGGEAGTAYYAMLKGFMKTAQDIPSVLKKTKSGELDVVASLKELMRGTSKMSEIDRAQFMTEKFGDEGAKALVPLMDKIKELEDGYKDVEKSSQNIVAKNMDDYLKLTSTRLNAAKESAYALARSLGGALAPSAITLFNFLGKVADKIGFFADKYPMLTKVIVFSAAALVGVNLLAASVLYLASGFSTLTTAIGGSIQFGRLFKSALDGVEVSAAKGGKAATRLAKIWKGLRNPGSLALKVKNSKVGDIAGKTFALSKNAATKTWLYLKNVKWDAVFLKARAAFSFVGKMAVSLGRQVVSVAAQTASLVRGKIGLLINFIKAIRWGAAIGKMKSAFIGGKAIIGGIGKAMLAMMTGPHGLMIAGIVAGAIAIGAAAYLIYKNWSKIKVFFSDLWKRFAEKFPWVAGIIKGAAMVIGGALDVIWGALKKIWEWGSKALQFLGFGGGTPKAPSGTAVTGKMKASKTSRKMPKMAKGGYVSKPTVALVGEAGDEIIVPVTDRRYGIQRLAEAAAHLGFHIAPVQNGAVEGHGRPAMQALREKTPISKIAAVTKHITVRNLGSGNNETTNKSSFAELIYNITQKLISEPAVSKKSDIIEKLQNPHLGAKAEAIGDKAAPKITYAPNYTFYGPDRENLVDVLREDKKRFKRLLEEIMHDKERVNFA; translated from the coding sequence TTGCGAGGTGACATGATGCCAGGGAAGGAATTAGAGCTATCCATCGCCATAGGCGGCTATCTGTATCCGCAACTTGGCAAAAGCATAAATAGAGCAAAAAAGGACCTTGACGCACTTGGAGTACAGGGAACCGAAACACAAAAAAAGCTTGAAGCCATCGGAACACTGAACCGCAATCAAATGGCCATGGAATCCCAAACTAAGAAACTCAAGGAAGCTATCCGCAAGCTGAACACCGCAAATGAAGAACTGGCGAATTCGGATAAAAAGAACGAATCATCGCAAACAAAACTGACGCGCAAACGCGATGAAGCAGCTGCAAAAGTAGCCCAACTAACAAAGAAAACACGGGATCTGTCGAACGCCAATCAGGAATATAAAAAGAGAGTAGAGGCTCTCTACGGCCCCATAGGCAAACTAAAGGCGTCGGAGGACGCGTTGCGCACATCAAAAGAAAAGATGATCCGGCTACAACTAAGGCAAGCGGATCTTGATGCCGCACGCGAAAAACGCACACAGCGGATGTACGCCGCGCAGATGCGTATTACAGCCGCAACAAGGATCGCCTCCGTAATGCAAGGACCTGTGCGACAAGCAATGGAAGGTGAGGATCTAAATTTCAGGCTCGGAACCGTAATAAACGTGCCCGAAAAACACAAAAAAGAAGCGCTCCGCAAAGCTAGGGGGATTGGCGCGGAGCTTGCTAAAGCAGGATACGCAAGTTACGCGGAAACACAAGACATACAGTATGCTCTAAATTCCGCAGGATTGACTGCATCTCTGGCAAGAAGCGCTACAAAAACCGTAGCCTCTGTATCTAAGGTCACCAATGGCAGCATGGAACAAGTGAGCGAAGTAATGGCTACAGCATATAACAATTTGGGCACCAGATTGAATGGCAGTGATGAACAAAAATTTTCGCGCATAGGAGATTTGCTCGCAAAAATTCAGTTTAAGTACCAGATTAGGGACTTCGGCCAACTTGGCGAAAGCATGAAAAGAGGGTCCGTCGCCATAAGCCAATATAACGCCCAGCTTGAACAATCCCTCACCGCAATTGGCTTGCTAAACAGCGCCGGGCTTCAGGGCGGAGAAGCCGGAACGGCATATTACGCGATGCTAAAAGGCTTCATGAAGACGGCGCAGGATATCCCTAGCGTCCTCAAAAAGACCAAAAGCGGCGAATTGGATGTGGTCGCTTCGCTGAAAGAATTGATGCGCGGTACGTCAAAAATGTCAGAAATTGACAGAGCGCAGTTTATGACGGAAAAGTTCGGCGATGAAGGCGCTAAAGCGCTTGTGCCCCTGATGGACAAGATAAAGGAATTGGAGGATGGCTACAAAGACGTAGAAAAATCATCCCAAAATATTGTTGCCAAAAATATGGATGATTACTTGAAACTTACCTCCACAAGACTAAACGCAGCCAAAGAGTCCGCCTATGCGCTTGCAAGGTCGCTGGGCGGCGCGCTTGCTCCAAGTGCCATCACACTTTTTAATTTTCTCGGCAAGGTCGCTGACAAAATAGGCTTTTTTGCGGATAAGTACCCAATGCTGACCAAGGTAATCGTATTCAGTGCCGCCGCGCTGGTCGGAGTGAACCTCCTTGCTGCCAGCGTGCTGTATCTTGCCTCCGGGTTTAGCACGCTGACAACGGCAATTGGCGGCAGTATCCAGTTTGGGAGGCTTTTTAAAAGCGCCCTCGACGGCGTTGAAGTCTCGGCTGCGAAAGGCGGCAAAGCGGCAACTCGCCTTGCAAAAATATGGAAGGGCCTGCGAAACCCAGGAAGCCTCGCCCTGAAAGTTAAAAACAGCAAAGTGGGCGATATTGCAGGCAAGACATTTGCCTTGAGTAAAAATGCGGCAACAAAGACATGGCTGTATCTTAAAAATGTGAAATGGGATGCCGTATTTCTAAAAGCGAGAGCAGCCTTTAGCTTCGTGGGGAAAATGGCCGTGTCTCTGGGCCGGCAAGTTGTGTCTGTTGCAGCCCAAACGGCGTCTTTGGTTCGTGGAAAAATCGGGCTGCTAATAAACTTTATAAAAGCTATCCGCTGGGGTGCCGCTATTGGCAAAATGAAAAGCGCTTTTATCGGCGGCAAGGCGATCATCGGCGGCATCGGCAAGGCGATGCTGGCGATGATGACAGGGCCGCATGGGCTCATGATTGCCGGCATCGTGGCTGGCGCAATCGCTATCGGAGCGGCGGCATACCTCATATACAAGAACTGGAGCAAAATAAAGGTGTTTTTCTCGGACCTCTGGAAACGTTTTGCCGAAAAGTTCCCTTGGGTGGCGGGCATCATCAAAGGCGCAGCCATGGTTATAGGCGGCGCACTCGATGTTATATGGGGTGCTCTTAAGAAAATATGGGAATGGGGCTCAAAGGCGCTGCAATTCTTAGGCTTTGGGGGAGGGACTCCCAAAGCGCCATCGGGCACTGCTGTCACAGGTAAGATGAAAGCATCTAAAACAAGCCGAAAGATGCCGAAGATGGCTAAGGGCGGATACGTGTCGAAACCAACCGTAGCGCTGGTAGGCGAAGCCGGAGACGAAATAATTGTACCCGTAACAGACCGAAGGTATGGAATCCAGAGGCTCGCGGAGGCCGCAGCGCATCTTGGCTTCCACATCGCCCCGGTACAAAACGGAGCCGTCGAAGGGCACGGCAGGCCAGCAATGCAGGCGTTGAGAGAAAAGACGCCAATATCCAAAATCGCAGCAGTAACGAAACATATTACCGTTCGCAACCTAGGCTCTGGCAACAACGAAACAACAAACAAAAGTAGTTTTGCCGAGCTGATATACAACATTACACAAAAGCTGATATCCGAACCCGCGGTAAGCAAGAAGAGCGATATCATAGAGAAATTACAGAATCCTCACTTAGGAGCAAAGGCGGAGGCTATTGGCGACAAAGCTGCTCCCAAAATAACATATGCCCCGAATTACACTTTTTATGGCCCAGACAGAGAAAACCTCGTTGACGTCCTGAGGGAAGACAAAAAACGATTTAAGAGGTTGTTAGAAGAAATAATGCACGATAAAGAGCGGGTGAATTTCGCATGA
- a CDS encoding prohead protease/major capsid protein fusion protein translates to MKKKPVKPAATRTAYFSPSQTHQRELRFEASADEGSRSIELSFSSDCGLRQYDFWTGGWYSEVLDHSEEAVDLSRLSEIGVALFNHDADRVIGRLEDVRIDRESRKGKCRVLFDEDERSDEIFQKVKSGTLRGVSVGFRVYQWEEVPADGVSREGIEGPAWIARRWEPYEISIVSCPADKTVGIGRSINNNEERDDSAVNEFREQILGTFRDLAAKKIQRAAFEETIRSILAGVDDEEAPEAMRFVKEMREAAGLEAQPEPQQSGNNGVNLEAERARATEIMAICGKYHVPQEEAARYVSEGLSVEAVCRSILTAQAEGTSGVSTGRSVSIGEDGREKFRSAARDGLRMRLGKRSDKFAPGAEDFRGIKLSNLARECVERNGESVSYRDNEDDIAKRAFATSDFPIIMTDLARVTLLDAYNEAPTTWQRWCGTGSASDFKEQHKVRFGEMPLLEPILEGGEYKMADLMETKDSFSIGTFGKKFALTRKAIINDELGAFARIPQLFGSASARTIEQTVYKLLFSNPVIGEDGKTLFHANHGNLAGTASALGIASLSAARIAMRRQTGLRKDAENKVQLNLTPKYLLISPELETLARQILYSDTDITATNPGVINPFKGVFEPVVIPHITDWSWYLAASASEIDTVEVAFLNGQQSPTIEQMPGWNTDGMEYKVRVDFGVWCYEYRGMYKNAGAQPA, encoded by the coding sequence ATGAAGAAGAAACCAGTTAAACCCGCCGCCACCCGCACGGCATATTTTTCTCCGTCGCAGACGCATCAGCGGGAACTTAGATTTGAGGCGTCGGCGGATGAGGGCTCGCGGTCAATCGAGCTCTCTTTTTCGTCGGACTGCGGCCTGCGGCAATATGATTTTTGGACCGGCGGATGGTATTCGGAGGTCCTCGACCACAGCGAAGAGGCAGTGGACCTTTCCAGGCTAAGCGAGATCGGCGTGGCTCTGTTCAACCATGACGCAGATCGCGTGATCGGCCGCCTTGAGGACGTCCGCATAGACCGCGAGTCAAGGAAGGGCAAATGCCGCGTCTTGTTTGACGAAGACGAACGGTCGGATGAGATATTCCAGAAGGTGAAATCCGGCACGCTGAGAGGCGTTTCCGTCGGCTTCCGCGTATATCAATGGGAGGAGGTCCCCGCCGACGGAGTGTCCCGCGAAGGCATCGAAGGGCCGGCGTGGATCGCCCGCAGGTGGGAGCCATACGAGATAAGCATTGTAAGTTGTCCGGCCGACAAGACGGTAGGAATAGGCAGAAGTATCAATAACAACGAAGAAAGGGATGATTCAGCAGTGAATGAATTTCGTGAACAGATATTAGGGACTTTTAGGGATTTGGCGGCGAAGAAGATTCAGCGGGCCGCTTTTGAGGAAACAATCCGCAGCATACTTGCGGGTGTTGATGACGAAGAGGCGCCGGAGGCTATGCGGTTCGTCAAAGAGATGAGAGAGGCCGCAGGGCTTGAAGCGCAGCCTGAGCCTCAGCAGAGCGGCAATAACGGCGTGAATCTTGAAGCGGAAAGAGCACGGGCGACGGAAATAATGGCTATCTGCGGCAAGTACCATGTCCCGCAGGAAGAGGCGGCCCGGTATGTCAGCGAAGGGTTGTCTGTCGAGGCCGTTTGCCGCAGCATTCTGACAGCACAGGCGGAAGGGACTTCCGGAGTCAGCACCGGACGCAGCGTAAGCATTGGCGAAGATGGGCGGGAAAAATTCCGCAGCGCCGCCCGAGACGGCCTGAGAATGCGGCTTGGCAAGCGTTCCGATAAATTCGCGCCCGGCGCGGAAGACTTCAGGGGCATAAAGCTTTCCAACCTCGCGCGTGAATGCGTGGAAAGAAACGGCGAGAGCGTTTCCTACCGAGACAACGAAGATGATATCGCAAAGCGCGCTTTTGCCACGTCGGACTTCCCCATCATCATGACGGACCTTGCGAGAGTGACGCTGCTTGACGCGTATAACGAGGCCCCGACGACATGGCAGCGTTGGTGCGGAACCGGCAGCGCCAGTGATTTCAAGGAGCAACACAAGGTCCGTTTCGGCGAAATGCCGCTGCTTGAGCCTATTCTTGAGGGCGGCGAGTATAAGATGGCCGACCTGATGGAGACAAAAGACTCTTTCAGCATCGGCACGTTCGGGAAAAAATTCGCGCTGACCCGCAAGGCTATCATCAATGACGAACTCGGCGCTTTTGCCAGAATCCCGCAGCTTTTCGGCAGCGCTTCGGCCCGCACGATAGAGCAGACGGTCTATAAGCTGCTTTTCTCAAACCCCGTAATTGGCGAAGACGGCAAAACGCTCTTCCATGCCAATCACGGCAACCTTGCCGGGACAGCCTCCGCGCTGGGGATAGCGTCACTATCTGCCGCCAGAATTGCGATGCGCAGGCAGACGGGGCTCCGCAAGGATGCAGAAAACAAGGTGCAGCTGAATTTGACGCCAAAATACTTGCTGATTTCGCCGGAGCTTGAGACACTGGCGCGCCAGATACTCTACAGCGACACCGATATTACGGCGACAAACCCGGGCGTGATAAACCCGTTCAAGGGCGTTTTCGAGCCGGTGGTCATACCGCACATAACCGATTGGAGTTGGTATCTTGCGGCGTCGGCGTCTGAGATCGACACGGTGGAAGTAGCATTTTTGAACGGACAGCAGAGTCCGACAATCGAGCAGATGCCGGGATGGAATACCGACGGCATGGAGTATAAGGTGCGCGTCGATTTCGGCGTCTGGTGCTACGAATATCGCGGCATGTACAAAAACGCCGGCGCGCAGCCCGCGTAA
- a CDS encoding phage major tail tube protein, giving the protein MIGIPEKLVNARVFKNGSQFLGVANIDLPQLQAMTTSIKGSGISGEVDSVVTGHYQSMQMKIQFRTPTDASLELSAPIAHELDFRASLDVSEPRTGLRTISGIKVWVKGTPKSNGLGKFEPGATMDSEVELEVLALGVWIDGEECVYLDKFNYICRVAGVDYLTAARAAEGVGD; this is encoded by the coding sequence ATGATAGGAATACCTGAAAAACTGGTAAACGCTCGCGTTTTCAAAAACGGCAGCCAATTCCTTGGTGTAGCGAATATTGACCTGCCACAGTTGCAGGCGATGACCACCAGTATAAAAGGCAGCGGTATCTCTGGCGAAGTTGATTCGGTGGTGACGGGGCACTACCAATCCATGCAGATGAAAATCCAGTTCCGCACACCCACAGACGCAAGCCTTGAGCTTTCTGCGCCAATAGCCCACGAGCTGGACTTTAGGGCGTCGCTCGACGTATCGGAGCCAAGGACTGGGCTACGAACAATATCGGGGATAAAGGTCTGGGTGAAGGGCACGCCAAAGTCAAACGGCCTTGGTAAATTCGAACCAGGAGCCACGATGGACAGCGAAGTCGAGCTTGAAGTGTTGGCTTTGGGCGTGTGGATAGACGGCGAGGAATGCGTCTATCTGGATAAGTTCAATTATATTTGTCGCGTGGCCGGCGTCGATTATCTCACCGCAGCCAGAGCGGCGGAAGGAGTAGGAGATTAA